One window of the Phormidium ambiguum IAM M-71 genome contains the following:
- a CDS encoding M20 family metallopeptidase translates to MLADIQEIATKLAPRLIEIRRYIHSHPELSGKEYQTSAYVAGVLSSYGIHAQQGVGKTGVVGDLLNNESDRILAIRADLDALPIHERTGLDYASNEAGIMHACGHDVHTTVGLGTAMVLAQLGEKFPGNVRFLFQPAEEIAQGASWMVEDGAINNVSGILSLHVFPSIPAGSVGIRYGALTAAADDLEIIIIGESGHGARPHEAIDAIWIASQVITSLQQAISRTQNPLRPVVVTIGKIVGGRAPNVIADEVKLLGTVRSLHPESREALPQWIEQIVANVCKTYGAQYQVNYKQGVPGVLNDPMLTQLLEQSAREAWGSDSIIILPEPSLGAEDFSRYLEKVPGSMFRLGVGFKDKHNYPLHHPQFVIDETAIITGVVTLAYSAYRYWQQLKK, encoded by the coding sequence ATGCTTGCTGATATTCAAGAAATAGCCACTAAATTAGCGCCTCGTTTGATTGAGATTCGTCGTTATATCCACTCACACCCGGAATTAAGCGGTAAGGAGTATCAAACTTCTGCTTATGTAGCTGGTGTATTATCTTCTTACGGGATTCATGCTCAGCAAGGTGTGGGTAAAACTGGAGTAGTTGGAGATCTTCTTAATAATGAGAGCGATCGTATTTTAGCAATTCGCGCTGACTTGGACGCTTTGCCAATTCATGAACGCACAGGTTTAGATTATGCTTCTAATGAAGCAGGAATTATGCACGCTTGCGGTCATGATGTGCATACAACTGTGGGTTTAGGTACGGCAATGGTTTTGGCGCAACTGGGAGAAAAGTTTCCCGGAAATGTGCGTTTTTTGTTTCAACCTGCGGAAGAAATTGCTCAAGGCGCTAGCTGGATGGTGGAAGATGGTGCGATTAATAATGTGTCAGGAATTTTGAGTTTGCACGTTTTTCCTTCTATTCCTGCTGGTTCTGTTGGTATCCGCTATGGTGCTTTAACTGCGGCAGCTGATGATTTAGAAATTATTATAATTGGTGAGTCGGGTCATGGTGCAAGACCTCATGAAGCGATTGATGCGATTTGGATTGCTTCGCAGGTAATTACTTCTTTGCAACAAGCGATTAGTCGCACGCAAAATCCTCTGCGTCCGGTGGTGGTGACGATCGGGAAAATCGTTGGGGGACGTGCACCAAATGTGATTGCTGATGAAGTAAAATTACTGGGGACTGTGCGATCGCTCCATCCAGAAAGTCGGGAAGCTTTACCACAATGGATTGAACAAATTGTTGCTAATGTTTGTAAAACTTACGGCGCACAATATCAAGTTAACTACAAACAAGGCGTTCCAGGTGTACTCAATGACCCGATGTTAACTCAATTATTAGAACAATCAGCTAGGGAAGCTTGGGGTAGCGATAGTATTATTATCTTGCCTGAACCATCATTAGGTGCCGAAGATTTTTCCCGTTATTTGGAAAAGGTTCCAGGTTCAATGTTTCGCTTAGGTGTTGGCTTTAAAGATAAACATAATTATCCCCTACATCATCCCCAATTTGTCATAGATGAAACGGCAATTATTACTGGGGTAGTAACTCTCGCTTATTCTGCTTATAGATATTGGCAACAACTCAAAAAATAA
- a CDS encoding calcium-binding protein, which produces MTLNLADICDDKFYRAKYKDVDDAIKRGEFKNSKEHYETVGKKEDRQPCEGFDPQKYRELNPDVDEAVKNGTISATQHLEQFGDKEARETGSEFFNTTQYLSDNPDVAEAVKRGEIGALEHAIIYGSNETYRTINVFFSSEYYLSTNVKVQQAIQKGEVASPLQYFFQKGASEDDVPTPYFDEDYYLESNPDVKEEINKGNIVSAFAHWRNSGLKEGREFNRAISIAEYLQVNQDVAEAVKAGTITAFEHITKYAFQEQRFISTRFEPKLYRDLNPEVEDDLNKGVYKNPLEQFLAKGQKQGLIASSQTTLTSERDDLILGKAIADNLDGLGGNDLVSGSKGDDNVKGGAGNDHVFGDGGDDLVVGGEGNDLVFGGSGDDLVQGDAGDDVLVGESGDDVIRGGAGKDFLYGGEGKDLLIGGDGNDKIVGGEGNDTLVGDDGDDVLFGGDGDDVMYGGAGKDTLYGGAGKDVFIIDSLRVGSLPGGADSMKGGAGDSMTGGDDDDDDADDDNGTGDSMTGGTGGDSMKGGTGGDSMTGGTGGDSMKGGTGGDSMTGGTGGDSMKGGTGGDSMTGGTGGDSMKGGTGGDSMTGGDDDDDDADDDNGTGDTLTGGTGGDSMKGGTGGDSMTGGTGGDSMSGGTGGDTLTGGGKQFGQDVIYDFNADEDVIQIAGFGYGNAEELFSAVTNTGTTLSGTYYTTVAVSQSFQLTIFSSSSLSAKNFTVGLGSLPSSFGGSSLQDLTKVVGISSGLKVKISGRLKSAGFKVKSKS; this is translated from the coding sequence ATGACTTTGAACCTAGCAGACATTTGTGACGACAAGTTTTACCGCGCAAAATACAAAGACGTTGACGACGCAATTAAAAGAGGCGAATTCAAGAATTCTAAAGAACACTATGAAACAGTAGGGAAAAAAGAAGACCGTCAACCTTGTGAAGGTTTCGATCCTCAGAAATACCGCGAACTCAACCCTGATGTTGATGAAGCAGTTAAAAATGGTACCATCAGTGCCACCCAGCATCTTGAGCAATTTGGTGACAAAGAAGCACGGGAAACTGGTAGTGAATTCTTTAATACCACACAATATTTAAGCGATAACCCTGATGTTGCGGAAGCAGTAAAAAGAGGTGAAATTGGCGCTTTAGAACACGCCATAATATATGGCAGTAACGAAACATATCGTACTATTAATGTCTTCTTTAGCAGCGAATATTATCTAAGCACCAACGTCAAGGTACAGCAAGCAATCCAAAAAGGAGAAGTTGCTAGTCCCTTGCAATATTTCTTTCAAAAAGGTGCATCAGAAGATGATGTTCCCACACCTTACTTTGATGAAGACTATTATTTAGAAAGCAATCCTGATGTTAAAGAAGAAATTAACAAAGGAAATATTGTTAGTGCTTTCGCTCATTGGCGGAACAGTGGACTCAAAGAAGGTCGTGAGTTTAACCGCGCTATCAGTATAGCGGAATATCTCCAAGTTAATCAGGATGTAGCAGAAGCAGTTAAAGCAGGGACAATTACTGCTTTTGAACATATTACTAAGTATGCTTTTCAAGAGCAGCGCTTCATTAGCACTCGATTTGAGCCTAAGCTTTATCGTGACTTAAATCCCGAGGTAGAAGATGACCTGAACAAAGGAGTGTATAAAAATCCTTTAGAACAATTCCTCGCCAAAGGTCAAAAACAAGGTTTAATTGCTTCCTCACAAACCACTTTAACTTCCGAACGGGACGATTTAATCCTGGGTAAAGCTATTGCTGACAACTTAGATGGACTAGGTGGCAATGACTTAGTTTCCGGCAGCAAAGGCGATGATAATGTTAAAGGCGGTGCTGGTAACGACCACGTTTTTGGTGACGGTGGCGATGACCTAGTAGTTGGTGGCGAAGGCAATGACCTAGTATTTGGTGGTTCTGGTGACGACCTAGTACAAGGTGATGCTGGTGATGATGTCCTCGTTGGTGAAAGTGGGGATGATGTCATCAGGGGTGGTGCTGGCAAAGACTTCCTTTACGGTGGTGAAGGCAAAGACCTCCTGATTGGTGGCGACGGTAACGATAAAATCGTTGGCGGTGAAGGGAATGACACTCTCGTTGGTGATGACGGAGATGATGTTCTCTTCGGCGGCGATGGTGATGATGTAATGTATGGCGGCGCTGGTAAAGACACTCTCTACGGTGGCGCTGGTAAAGACGTCTTTATTATTGATTCGTTGCGTGTCGGTAGCTTGCCTGGTGGTGCTGACTCGATGAAGGGTGGCGCTGGCGACTCCATGACTGGTGGCGATGATGACGACGATGATGCTGATGATGATAATGGTACTGGCGACTCCATGACTGGCGGTACTGGTGGCGACTCGATGAAGGGTGGCACTGGTGGTGATTCCATGACTGGCGGTACTGGTGGCGACTCGATGAAGGGTGGCACTGGTGGTGATTCCATGACTGGCGGTACTGGTGGCGACTCGATGAAGGGTGGCACTGGTGGTGATTCCATGACTGGCGGTACTGGTGGTGACTCGATGAAGGGTGGCACTGGTGGCGATTCCATGACTGGTGGCGATGATGACGACGATGATGCTGATGATGATAATGGTACTGGCGACACCTTGACTGGCGGTACTGGTGGCGACTCGATGAAGGGTGGCACTGGTGGCGATTCCATGACTGGTGGTACTGGCGGTGATTCCATGTCTGGCGGTACTGGTGGCGACACCTTGACTGGTGGTGGTAAGCAGTTTGGTCAGGATGTGATCTATGATTTCAATGCTGATGAAGATGTAATCCAAATTGCTGGTTTTGGTTATGGCAATGCTGAGGAATTGTTCAGTGCTGTGACTAATACTGGTACAACGTTGAGTGGTACTTACTACACAACTGTGGCGGTTAGTCAATCGTTCCAGTTGACTATCTTCAGCAGTTCTTCATTGTCGGCGAAAAACTTTACGGTTGGTTTGGGTAGCTTGCCTTCTTCCTTTGGTGGTTCTAGTTTGCAGGATCTAACTAAGGTTGTGGGTATTAGTTCTGGACTGAAGGTGAAGATTAGTGGTCGTTTGAAGTCAGCTGGTTTCAAGGTTAAAAGCAAGTCTTAG